Part of the Ziziphus jujuba cultivar Dongzao chromosome 8, ASM3175591v1 genome is shown below.
TCAGTTTCCTTTACTTGTTTAATGtttattacacacacacacattagcTTTATTTACAATGACTGATTCAAAAGCCAAAAAAGTAGTCCAAAAACGAGTAAAATAAAGTAGTCTAAAAACAAGTGAAACAATGCAGTCTAAAAACAAGCAAAATAAAGTAGTCTAAAAACGTGTAAAGTGATTCCGACCCGCCTGacgatatatataatattgcagGAGAGATGTTAATCCCCTCATGCACAAAAAAGATGATCATGCACACTGCGAAGTTGACACACACTCAACTtatatatcttaatattattcataatttgGTTACTTTTTGACACCTCCATGTACATCTTGCATATGCGCACTAATTGGTtgattacatatttttttaactccACCTCTTGGACGTAAGAAATTGGCTAAAGCCCAATAGATGAAAGTTAACAAAAAGTTTGATACTCCAAGATTCGTATCTTCTGGacaatctttttatttatttaattattacgtGAATATTTTTATGTCCTCTTTCTGTTTATAACATTAGTTtagcaatatatattttagagaGAAGTATTTTATGAAGAAATTATGTTGTTCCAGCATTCTTAGGTCTCGATGGTGAGGTGATTATCTTTATTCATCTGTCCTAATGAAGAAATCAATGGCGAGATAGTTACATCtgttacttctttttttcttttctttttttcaaaacaaaaattggaaaGTAGGATTTTAGTATTGATTTTTTGAAGATCTAGCATTTTTAGAATGTGTGTTTATGCGtacgttttgttttttgttttttgtttttttctgttttttttttttaaaagaaaaatgaaaaaaaaaaagaagaagaaaaagtgaaGAAATGAAGACAGCATGGTCAAATAAATGGTTAATGGGTCAAATTCCAACTCACAAtgaaagttttagaaaatagtgttatattaaaaggaaaaggaaataaaaggggttatatttttcataatagaaatatgtactgaaaaattaataaaataatgggcTATAATCATATTTacccaaaattaataattgtttgtcttttgtggtttttttttttttaattcatgtaGATTTgctttttaacaaatattttcaacgaaaattcattaaaaaaaaaaatacacataagGACACTAATTTTATTAGCTATTATTACTtaaataatgaattaattattaaatatatttagtatgATTTGAAATTATCCTTTCAAACTAAAAAATGATCTAAACAATCTAAATTtattaatgaaatttaaaatttaaaacttttattcAGTAATACTCGTTAGTTATCATTTTAAAACCAACTAAAATAAGAACAATAATTAAggtaatgaaattttattaagaaaattctAAAGGAAAGGTGAAATTTACTGATTTAAAGGCCAAAATAGACAAATTAGGCGGGCACTTTAGTATTTAAGGGTAAACtagtaaataaatgaaataaagtaataaaaaaataattctattcacaatataaaatttaataaccaCATCACATTTTATACACAATCAATTTTTACTATATACAACCATATTTTATGGCTAACTtatcattaaataatttgaaattcaTAAGCACCCTTCAATTGCCCTAATCCCTAAATCGACTTCAAAGGGGTTTGTCAATTAGCTAATCACATTATAATAAGTAATTGCAATAGCTGATTTCATGAATTGGTCATGTCAATCCGgattatattttgaataaaacATGATAGGTCCAATACATAAAATCCAAAGAGGTTTAAATCGTTGGTATTATGTACATTGGATGACTATTTTATGTACTGTTCATTTCTATCTGAATTATGTACTCTAAATAAAATATGGTATGTCCAATAAACAAAACCTGAACAGGTTTAAATCATATGGATtatataatccaaataaaaCATATAGCTTTGGTATACGAAATAAGGATGAGTTCAAAGTGTTCGAGTTATAGATACCAGATAACTATTATAcgtattgctttttttttttttttcctcccccaTTCGAATTACATAAACTAGATAGAACTAGATACGTTTGATAAACAAAATCTGGATGGGTTTAAATTGTCTAGGTTATGCATACCGAATGACTACACATATCGTTCACACAATTATTTCTCTTGTATACAGACTTCAACAACgtatataattaagaaaattataaaaattgatacaaataattgaccaaaaaaaaaaaaagataaaaaacatatagagaaaacaaataaatcataaaaagctAAATACTTGCATTTTTAGAATTGAAAGGACTTTGCCAaccattttgcatatttttcctttttaatcacTAAATTCTATTATCTTcaggatttattattttttctaaaacgACATTATAGTTTACAtagtaatttattttcattttgtttatgtGCTTAAGGATAGTTTTTGACCTTCTAACAAAAGTATgtttttggaaatattaaaaagtaattaaaaatgtagtatgataatttttaagataaagaacaagttgaataataataataaaaaaataataataataataatagagagtAAGATTTTCTATTTAACTCCAATCacactattttataattactttttattttgtatttcctCTTAAACAATTATggtttacctttttcttttttcttttttccctcccTATAGCAAAGTtgtatttaaacaataataaaatatgagattATATTTAGTAatcttaattataattatgcatAGAAAATCCTATAGtaataaatgaatttaataaaaaactttATCTAGACAGTTGCTTTTTATATTTGGAGAGTTAAATTtactctattttaatttttcaatttaacaaGCCTATTAAAGTCATGAAGAAAAGATATGGCTCTTTAAAATGAACAagagaaagattttaaaaaatttattgaaaatcatCTAAGCCAGTTTCTTTCTTACCTTCTTTTGTCAAAATGATTCGTATAGGATAACTACATACTCACAACTAATATGATGTTCTACTTAGTGCAATGGTTAAATCACTAAAAATATAACTTGAAAATATAACTTCAGTTCCTAAGTTCGACAAAATCTGGATAAAACTCATCtcccttttaatatatattgtaatccctatctatatatatatatatatatattctgtccTTGATCTTGTTCTAATCCTCCATCTCCACTATCaattagttgaaaataataataaaaattgtctTGCCCTTCTACAAAAGACAAAACTTGTTAGGTAGAATGGGTGATCCATTAAATGGTTGAGATCAaagcaaattataaatttataaatgacATAAGGGTCAATCAGAATTGCGCATTTCCCCtctttttctctcctttttcttaTCATTATGAATGGAGTTGttgaagaattttaaattaatattcgtcaattttttattattgaatagaaatttcaaaatgtaCCTTTTCACAAATTAGAAATTTGTATTATTTCACATAAATTCTAGCTTTTAATTGGTATCAATTCATAATtgatgctttttttaaaaaagataactgtttattatataaagatatcttttatattttaaatggaaactttatttttaaaaaacatctttataaatgaaTATATCTATTGGCTACatatgctttcaaaattttataaatagattcaatgaatttattttctatttgttcAATAATTCAATTCTTTACATTCATGTATTATATTAACTACACATGCTAGGCAAGTGTTACGTAAATTGTTGGGGGAGTTTTAGTCAACTCTGGTgggatatttttgaatattttgagtGTTATTATTAGGGGTgaacaaaatccaatccaatccatttaaaCCGATTGATCTAATCAATTTTTAGCAGTTTGTATTGGATTTTTGCATAAATTagattggattggattcaaaatatcataaattgttTGGATTGGATCCGTTATTGGgttgaaaatataaaactaatcCAATGCAAtgtaatccaaataatatattatataattaaagaattatatattttctatattattaatttttaatatatttttttaacatattatagATTTGATACTTATAAATTgcaatcttatattttattctatattggattatttttattgtattttatatttaaataattataatttattatttatattttatgtttggaagatttttaatttatattatatatttatatgctagTAAGTTTTAAACCGATAAACCAATCTAAATCAAActgatcataaatggtttgattTGGTTTGAGTTTAAAACTTCAAtggtttaaattgaattttctattagataaatcaaaaaatatggATTGGATCATATTTTAGttcaaaaccgaaccaatcaaATCCATGTCCATccctaatattattataaaaaattattgttgtaTCTTAATAAATAATTGCTATAAACTTATCATGAGCATCCATGAGTATGTAAATGGGAaagttaataatatttgatgtaCTTCGGATTGAAAGAAATAACCCTTTTTATAAAAATCACCAATAGTTTTAGGGATATTCCAAGGGCCAAGACAGTAATTCAGTTTCTTTAcctaattaattctttaaagtTTATCGCACTAACGAGCacttttatttaattacaaGAATGATGGTATTGATGCAAAAGTCAGATAAAGCAGTTTGAAAACGAGTAAAATGAAGTCTCATCCCAACTTTATGAATTTCCTTTTTAAAGCCACTTGGGATTAGCCTGAGGACTTGAGTTGACCACCCCTTGGCTGTTTGGTGCATGTGCGGcgcttaaattattttgttaacgCCTGAATCTTTGCTACCATTTCTCTGCTCGTGTTTCCACTCGAACTCTACTTTGTCACCATAACAGGAGAAAGTCTTCAGTACTAGAACGATGTGATACGTCCACCCACTGATACCATGACATAAATTATTCAAACTATTCAAACTAActaaaaatatgatttattttttaattttttttatttatatatatatatatatatatatttgttttgttctttcatGTCTCCTCTTTCCTTTCCGTACTGTGCTTCCCTGCTATTCGCTTCACCATGTATATGAAAGTAAACCGATTGCAACATCATAAAATAtcggtttcttctttctttcaaatccaACAAGAATTTCTCCTAAACTCACATTTGTAATTTACATTacatataaaactaaaatagaagaaataattcaattttCTGCCATCTTAATTTACGGAGCTTAAGACCATTACAAGATGAGAAACTATATGTAAACTCGTCCCCAAACAAAAACAGTTTTAAGATTATGATCCCAATCAAGGTTGCGATTAACAAAGCCGTAGATCAGGATGACAGGCCAGAACGTCTGAAACCGAAATCAATGAGAACGTCTGAAACCGAAATCAATGGGTCAGGATTGTGTTTTGCGTGGGATGTGTCAGGTGGGCTTGGGAGGCAAGTTTCCAACCAATTGGGTCAAGATTTATTTTGGGCCAAGCTTCTTGTTTCCTATGCATAGGTCTTGAGgtataacatatataaaagaatcATCTTTGTCCTTCATTATCCGAATTTTAGacgaaaaattaattataggcTAACGGtgtaacaaaacaaataaaaaaatttaaaaaaaaggtttatggattaaattgttaaaaataaataaataaataatttaagaatcTAAGTTTTAATTGCATTATAGCTTAGAAACCTGCAGCGACATTATCCCTTTTCCGATTTAGCTGTTAGTCATCATTTTTGATGCGTCGCATACTTTCTCATGGGTTTTGCATCAATTCCTTTCATTGTGgaagtgccaaaaaaaaaaaaaaaaaaaaacatataaatatatatatatatatattctgcttTACAAAAAGTCTCCTTCATTTCCTAGTCCACGTCCATTTTActgtggaaaatattttctttactaATGTCTTTTCATTTTGTGATAAGCGTTTTGTGTGTTTATcctattttattctattttacaCGTCAAAGCTGGACATTAgaggggtttttatttttattttttaaattccttgcTTAATCGAATTTATTTATAACCTCAAAATTAACTCCACTGATTATTTTCATCTGGGCTATCTCTAATTAAAAAAAGGTATAACATGTTTTAACTCTTGATTCTTGACTAACATTGTACGTAGAAAAACCAAGTAAAATAATTAGGCGGGCATTTTCTCATACAATACGCATCTGGGATTGAAATGGTGAAGTCCAACCcacatcataaatttaaaaaagacctCAAAAGGTCGACAGTGaaattgcactttttttttttttttttaaatttatttttttcatttttcctatatcattttttttttttttttcatttttcctacATCTCGTTTTTATATTATCATGGACGGAGTTCCTGTAAATACTTAGGCTTGAAACAGTTATAACACAATAATTTCTTCGTATATTAAAATCTCCCATGCTAGACTAGAAAGCAGATCCATAAATGAACGTAGTCCTCCTACAACATACTTCTAGCTTTTCAGAAAAACATTGAAACTCATCTTTGGAAACTCCAGGCTCCATAAcatgacaaaagaaaataaaaacgagGGTCGAAATGATACTGCAACTTTGACGTGTTTCGGCCTCATGAAATGTTTTGAAACCATTATAATTTCTCGCACATTATTCTCAGAAAATTTAGATACAACTAATTTTCTCATTACACACTAATTATCAAGTGAAGTCCACAATACGAACAACATCAGAAACCCAATATAATTATAGGCTTACCTTTTTAACTTAACGTCTCTTCTGCATTAGTCTTGCTTTAGCTGCTCTTGTTTTTACGTAGATCCAATCTTCTGCATCATGCAAAAACTTAAAGTAGGCGTTTCTCCAAGAACGTTTGAGCAGTAAAGGACCAAAAATTCCCCAGAATCCTACGAAATATCCGACCCCCATACTAAGATAAAATCCGAAGCTTACAAAACCATCATCATCTCCTTCTATATCATCATGTTCACTACCTTTAGTGGCACTGGAACCTTCATCTGTCTCATCTCCTGGGCACCTTTTTGTGAGAGGTTTTCCACAGAGTCCCTCATTTCCCATGTAAACAGAAGCATTAAAACCCTGTAGTTGGGTGCTTAATGGAATTCTACCACTCAAATTGTTGTGAGACAAGTCCAAAACTCCAAGAAAAGTTAAATCAGAAAAGCTTCCAGGAATGTTACCCAATATCTGGTTTCTTGACAAATCAAGTGATTCTAGCATGTGCAACTGACCAAACTTTTCGGGAATGCTCCCATTCAAATTGTTCCTTGACAGGTTCAGAGATATTAATTTGTACAGACTTGTTAAATTATCAGGAATTGTCCCACTTAAGTAATTGCTTGAAATATCAATGCTTCTGAGATACTTAAGATTTTCTCCAAACTCAAGCTCTAATCCTTTCCAAACCACTTGAACAAGGCCAAGAATTAGACGAACATCTATCTCATTATACATGGCAGTCAGATTATTAAGGCACTGCGGCAAGAGCCCAGACACCCTGTTGTGAGACAGGTCCAAATTTTGAAGGGCTGGGAGATTACAAAGGCTTGAGGGCAAGCTTCCATTGAACTCATTCTGTCGTAAGCGAAGAATTATCAACTTTGATAGGCGTTTTCCTATCCATTCTGGTATTCTTCCAGTTAACTTGTTCCCTCCTAAGTCAACAACACCCAACTCTGTACAATTCTCTAAAGAAGGCAGTTCTCCTGAGAAATTATTATCTTGTAAACGCAAGACTGCAAGATTTTGCAAATAGCCCATGGAGTGTGGTATTTTCCcagaaaaattgttttttgcCAGATTCAAGTTGAGCATTTGCTGAAATTGAATCCAACAATTGGGAAGTTCCCCTGATAGTAGATTGTCAGAAAGGTCAAGATGAAACAAGCTTGGAGTTTCCATGGCAAATAAGGACGACAGAGATCCTGAAATCGTATTTTTGGAGAGAAACACCGTGCTTATGTTTGGAGGAAATGGTGGCAGTGGACCATACAAGTTGTTAGAACTCAAATCAAATGAGAAATAGGTGCAGTTTTTGGATGACAGGTTTGGCAACTTCCCATGAATCTGGTTGAAAGAGAGATTTAACTCCACCAAGCTGGAAGACAGATCCCAAAACCCATTGGGTATTGAATCTGAAATTCCGGCATTGGTGATATAAAGTGTATGTAGTTTTCTCTGTGTCTGAATCCATTTAGGAAAAGCAGGGCCAATCTTGCAAGACATTATGACTAAATCACGAAGTTGAAAAGGTGGAATCCAATCAGAACTCAGGTCGATGGACAAAGGATTTTTAGAAATATCCAAAGACTTTAACCCGGAGAGATTCAAAAAGTGGGCTTCAGTTATTACACCATCCAAAGAATTTGAAGAAAGATCCAAATTTTCAAGGCTAGAAAGCTGCCCCATACTCTCTGGTACAGATCCATTCAATTTATTCTTGGAAAGAAATAACATCTTTAGGGATGAAAGTCCTGTCAAATCTGGTATTGAACCGGTGAGTTGGTTCTCAACTAAGCTCAAGCTCTGTAGCTTGGAAAGCCGCCCAAGATCCTCAGGGAGAGATCCACTCATTTTGGTACCATCAATGGTCAAATCTACCAGAGATAAAAACCTTGTAAGATTGGGAAATGGACCCCAAAATGGGTTCCCACTTAGATATAGGTGTTTCAGTGTATTCCCAGCACACGACAGGTTTTCCATGGAGTCATAAAGGCGATCAGAAAAATTGCTCGACCATAAATTTAAAGACTCCAAGCTGCATAAATTTTGAAAGGATCTTGGCAGCCCACCCTCTAGATTATTGTAAGAGAGATCCAGATATTCTAAGGAAACCATATTTGTGAAAATATCTGGGATTGTACCTTGTACTTGACATGCCATTAATCCAACATGAACAAGTCTGCTGCTGACGTTAACCACCCaggaaaaaattgaagatttcaGAAGATTATCAGAGAGTTCAAGGACTTGGAGAGAGGTGGAGGAATTAAGAAGGGGAAGTGATGAGGGATTGACATTAGGAAGGTTACATGAAGATAACTGAAGCTCAATCAGAGAAGAGAGCTTGCTTATGGACTGTGGCCAACTCACTGCTTCACTAAGATTTAGACCAGACATGTTTAGGACTCTCAAAGAAGAAAGATGAGACAACCACTCAAGGTTATTTACAGCAATAGCAGAGTTCCTTGAGAGGTCAAGAGTATGCAGATTTGAAAGGTTTCCAATTTGGTCGGGAATGGTTCCAATGAACCCAGCACCAGCAATTTTAAGGTGTTTCAATTTACTCACAGAACCAATAAAGCTTGGGATTCTGAGCCCTTCAAAAGAGTTAAAACTGAGGTCTAAGTAATTTAAATATGGAAGTTGAAGCAGTGAAGGACTTATCTCACCTGCTAAAGGTTGCTCAGCAGAGTAATAATCAGAAACATAATGGAGATCTAGCTTGATAACATGACCTGTTTGGTTGTTACATGTTATTCCCTTCCACTTGCAACAATCTCTTTGACTTTCCCAAGAAGAAAGAATGTTGGAATCGTCCACTAGGCTTTGTTTGAAGCTTAGAAGAGCTCTCTTTTCTGTATCTGTGCACCTGATGTTGGAACCCGCAACAGAAGCCATGAGCATGCATAGAATCCCAACCCGCAATGCAGATTGAGAACTTTGTCTCATTTTGGTGATccacatgatgatgatgatgatgatgaatgtACTAAAGCTGTCTGAACTCGAGAGCAATAAAAACAAGTTCAATAAAATTGTGATACAAAAGTCTGAGAAATAGTCAGTtgcaacaaaacaaaagcaGATAAAGAATTTACTAATACCCTCGAGCCGTCACTGCGAAAGACAAATATTGTCGCTTTCACTCTTTTTGCTAGTAATTTTCATGGAAAAGCTCCATCGTGATTCCCATTCAACAAATTGATTCAGCCTTTTGCCACTCTTTTGTCctcataacaatttttttttaaaaattatttgatattagTAATTTTGTATCTTTTTAATTCATTTGGTCAATCCATTGGATATGCACTTGTAATCAAtcgatttgtttttttaaggtttttgaCTTTGAGTACCTTTTCATACGACACAATAAGGAAaaagaacattaaaaaaaaataaaaaaaattagaaattcaatttctgaagagagagagagagagagtagagaTTCTTTAACTCATCCAAACTCCAAAGGCTATTGGGCGGCTCTTTGATTAGTCTTCTCTCAATTTTTAAGGTTGCACATTACAAGCAACAGGTCCATACTTCACGGCTTGACTAAAAATGCTGACCATTTAATTCCTTCCACCTGTACGATCTACAGGGCTGTATACTATGTTAAAACAACTTCAAATGTTTTTGTACCCTAAATTCAAGGATATGTGATTTAGAAGATTAaagtatttcttttaaaaaaatatatacacaataaTACAAGCGGATTACAGCTAGCCCACCAGATATTGAGACACGAAAACGTGCAAGCAGTTGACCAAAGCAACTTTCACCTTCCACATATACCAAAATGCCTGTGCTCTCAGCTACCAGAGGTATGCTTCCATCTcagtcatcatcatcatcatcaacatcaagTACCATCCTCAATTTCCTTCTACTTGCGGTACTATTTGAGACCCCACTATAATCCACTTCATCCTCAAAATCTGCCAACTCATCGTCCACTTGCTGATGTGGCAAATCATATAAATTGTTGACAGGCAAATCACCTAATGTACTTCCACTGCCATTGCCAGTCACTTCAGCTTCTCTAGAGTCATTCGGACTAATGTGGTTGAAAGCAATACCCTCTCCAATTTCTGCACGCTCCAATACTCTGGATTGCTTGCTCACATCCCTGAGAAATGAgttaacaattattttatgtatcAGCTTTTGATAGGGTCAAAGAGAAAGATAGAacgagagagacagagagagcaAAGCACAGATGAAGCTGTTTCACTCTTCACAAACTATTTACGACAACCAACTTCAGTTCAATTTGAGTCAACTGAATCTTATGTCTCTCGAGGCATCCCATGGCCATGGGCATACCGTATAACTATGAGTACGGACAATACTTCTGACAAGCTGATACTGAAGCTTGTGCATTTCTTTATACTTGTTAAGAACAAGGAACCAGAAGTGCCTTCCAGAATCCAAACATGAGTAAATTGTTAAGTTCGACttgtataatattattgcaAATTCTTGTCCGACTGTGAACAAAGTACACTAGCTTAGCTACTATGAAGATACATTCACCAACCGCCAACATTAACACTTGACAAAGTAAAAATTCAGACCACAGATTTCAATCCTGCAGGGAGTGAGAATTAAGAAAGAAGTCTAACGATGTTCATTTGACAGCCAAGTGGAATCATGGTGGACAAGCAACTTACCGTTCTTCAACAACATCCCTGGATCCATTTTTGAAGTCATTGTCATTTACCGTCCCCTGAGTTGAGACAGCTTTATGCTTTGCATCCTTTGACTTAGAAAGGGATCTAGAAAACAAACCAACTTTAACAGTCAAAAATGTGAAAAGGAAGAGCaagaaactaaataaacaaaatagaataTGCCAAAAAATGTTAATAAGATAACAGTTTCACCAATTAGTCGTTATTATTTGGgacagagagagaagagaaatttACTTGAGAACAGAGCTTAAGATTTTATCATCAGAATCATCTTCTCTAGCTGTCTGTTCCTCAACCTCTCGATTGCTATCCTCCCTCTTCTTCCTCCTGAAAGTTTGAAACAGCGTTATGTACAATTGAGACAGTTAAGATTTTCAAATAATGATATTAAAGAATTTCTAAAAATTGTATTAATAATAGCCCATGGTGGTGGTAGGGAAGAAAACCAAAATCTAAAGGTAAATGATTTCTGCATTGATGAGTGGGTAGAAAAAATGATAAGAACAGCTTGATAATGTTCAGCAAAGACCTACTTGCACCAATAAAGAGCAACATAGTTCTAGTTGAAGCAACACTAGAGAATGATTCAATAAACTTAAGTTGATGTATACCATATTTCTtcataaaacaacaaaaattagatGAAGATCAAGCTAAGCTGGGCCAACACCAAATGCAGGTGGAGACAGACCAGCGAAACTAAAGCAAAAATTCTAGttggattataaaaattataaccaGATGGACAGTCATTATCATGAGCTACCTGTTTATCAACGATAACAATGTTTCATCATCAGACTCATTTGATTTGTCCATAGAAAAGTCATTAAGATCCTCATCCCTCAGTTGTATGCTGGTTTCTAACTTCTTCTGCCGAGGAACACGTAGGCCAAGCTGTTTAAGCTTACGAGAAACTTGGGATGCAGTAAACTTACCATCTTCGTCCAGAGCATTTGCAATCATGTGGTTGCACTTCATATGATCTTTGAATCTAGGTGAACAAGAGAAACTCAAAAATCAATTctccttaaaataaaaataaaaaataaaaaaaagagctaTGATACTGAAATTTATTCCAGTATCTATTTCGTTGTTACTTTGGCAAGTGACAGTGCAAGGGAATCGATTGTTCTAGGTACAAAGGAACCAAGTTAAGTAACACTCACTGCTCGTACAAAGCTCTAATTTTCGCTTCCTCAGCTTCACCAGAGGCGCGGATTCTTTTTCTTCCGTTTCTATTAAAAAATCGAAATTAGCATTAAAGACTAATTCCatgcttttttataaaaataaatgcatacatataaaatagaGGACAGAGTTTTTGAGGTAGAG
Proteins encoded:
- the LOC107413323 gene encoding receptor-like protein EIX2 — its product is MRQSSQSALRVGILCMLMASVAGSNIRCTDTEKRALLSFKQSLVDDSNILSSWESQRDCCKWKGITCNNQTGHVIKLDLHYVSDYYSAEQPLAGEISPSLLQLPYLNYLDLSFNSFEGLRIPSFIGSVSKLKHLKIAGAGFIGTIPDQIGNLSNLHTLDLSRNSAIAVNNLEWLSHLSSLRVLNMSGLNLSEAVSWPQSISKLSSLIELQLSSCNLPNVNPSSLPLLNSSTSLQVLELSDNLLKSSIFSWVVNVSSRLVHVGLMACQVQGTIPDIFTNMVSLEYLDLSYNNLEGGLPRSFQNLCSLESLNLWSSNFSDRLYDSMENLSCAGNTLKHLYLSGNPFWGPFPNLTRFLSLVDLTIDGTKMSGSLPEDLGRLSKLQSLSLVENQLTGSIPDLTGLSSLKMLFLSKNKLNGSVPESMGQLSSLENLDLSSNSLDGVITEAHFLNLSGLKSLDISKNPLSIDLSSDWIPPFQLRDLVIMSCKIGPAFPKWIQTQRKLHTLYITNAGISDSIPNGFWDLSSSLVELNLSFNQIHGKLPNLSSKNCTYFSFDLSSNNLYGPLPPFPPNISTVFLSKNTISGSLSSLFAMETPSLFHLDLSDNLLSGELPNCWIQFQQMLNLNLAKNNFSGKIPHSMGYLQNLAVLRLQDNNFSGELPSLENCTELGVVDLGGNKLTGRIPEWIGKRLSKLIILRLRQNEFNGSLPSSLCNLPALQNLDLSHNRVSGLLPQCLNNLTAMYNEIDVRLILGLVQVVWKGLELEFGENLKYLRSIDISSNYLSGTIPDNLTSLYKLISLNLSRNNLNGSIPEKFGQLHMLESLDLSRNQILGNIPGSFSDLTFLGVLDLSHNNLSGRIPLSTQLQGFNASVYMGNEGLCGKPLTKRCPGDETDEGSSATKGSEHDDIEGDDDGFVSFGFYLSMGVGYFVGFWGIFGPLLLKRSWRNAYFKFLHDAEDWIYVKTRAAKARLMQKRR